A stretch of Oncorhynchus mykiss isolate Arlee chromosome 14, USDA_OmykA_1.1, whole genome shotgun sequence DNA encodes these proteins:
- the p2ry10 gene encoding putative P2Y purinoceptor 10 has translation MNLNVSGLWEELPVNSSVWCPYDVIGWEPQMEQLYFWFYLLLFIPGLCLNTTALWVLCRHISKKTKAVIFMVNLALADLLHVMSLPLRIHYYLTHTWPFGQTLCLFCFYLKYLNMYASITFLVCISVQRCVFLLQPFYARRWRRRYDLLISATVWLVVGIGCSPFIIMRISNSTVPSQYTPSPSTSLIPSSNPSHYTGSPIQYSTTSTLPYTSSSPTGCFKDLPTRKLPLPLVAAMMVLAELFGFVLPLSAISYCSLRIAHSLRQRQDREHHHNHRCPSTSQAQPSTQTDREHHHNHRCPSTSQAQPSTQTDREHHHNHRCPLTSQAQPSARINRQMDKDKRRALRMVMSCSALFLFCFAPYHINFLLYVMVSQDIVSHCPTMLVVRHFHPVSLCVASLSCCLNPLLYYFLTAEFRQHLSQRTSSLSSSIRGRLMSLESTSSFRE, from the exons ATGAATTTGAACGTCTCTGGTCTGTGGGAGGAGCTTCCTGTTAACTCCTCCGTGTGGTGTCCCTATGATGTGATTGGTTGGGAGCCACAAATGGAGCAGCTGTACTTTTGGTTCTACCTGCTGCTCTTCATCCCTGGTCTCTGCCTCAACACCACGGCTCTCTGGGTGCTATGTAGACACAtcag taaGAAGACCAAGGCAGTGATCTTCATGGTGAACCTGGCACTAGCTGACCTACTCCATGTCATGTCTTTGCCTCTGAGGATCCACTACTACCTGACACACACCTGGCCCTTTGGACAAACACTGTGTCTGTTCTGtttctacctcaaatacctcaacATGTACGCTTCCATCACCTTCCTG gTGTGTATCAGTGTCCAGAGGTGTGTGTTTTTGCTACAGCCCTTCTATGCCAGGCGGTGGAGACGGCGTTATGACCTGTTGATCAGCGCCACCGTGTGGCTGGTGGTGGGAATAGGTTGTTCCCCTTTTATTATCATGAGGATCAGCAACAGCACTGTACCCAGTCAATACACCCCTAGCCCCAGTACCAGTCTTATACCCAGCTCTAACCCCAGCCATTACACTGGTAGTCCTATTCAATACTCCACAACCTCCACCTTACCTTACACAAGCTCCAGCCCCACCGGCTGTTTTAAGGACCTGCCCACCAGGAAACTACCACTCCCCCTTGTGGCAGCCATGATGGTGCTTGCGGAGCtgtttgggtttgtgttaccGCTCAGTGCCATCAGTTACTGCTCTCTCCGGATCGCTCActcactgagacagagacaggacagagagcacCACCACAACCACCGCTGCCCCTCGACCAGCCAGGCCCAACCCtcaacccagacagacagagagcaccaCCACAACCACCGCTGCCCCTCGACCAGCCAGGCCCAACCCtcaacccagacagacagagagcaccaccacaaccaccgctgccccttgaCCAGCCAGGCCCAACCCTCAGCCCGGATTAACAGGCAGATGGACAAAGATAAGCGTCGCGCCCTGAGGATGGTTATGAGCTGCTCGGCTCTATTCTTGTTCTGTTTCGCTCCGTACCACATCAATTTCCTGTTGTACGTGATGGTGTCTCAGGATATAGTGTCCCACTGCCCCACGATGCTGGTGGTGCGTCATTTCCACCCTGTTTCGCTGTGTGTAGCCAGTCTTTCCTGCTGTCTGAACCCTTTGTTATATTACTTCCTCACTGCAGAGTTCAGACAGCACCTCTCCCAAcgcacctcctccctctcctcctccattagaGGCCGGCTCATGAGCCTGGAAAGCACCTCCTCTTTTAGGGAGTAA